One stretch of Clavibacter michiganensis DNA includes these proteins:
- a CDS encoding molybdenum cofactor biosynthesis protein MoaE, protein MEQSSLIPIGRLGIGDVALPCAVSSAHRADAFAVCGLLVDEVTQRVPIWKQQAFDDDDDDGASEWVASLG, encoded by the coding sequence GTGGAGCAGTCCTCACTAATTCCCATCGGGCGGCTCGGCATCGGCGATGTCGCCCTCCCGTGCGCCGTCTCGTCCGCGCATCGCGCAGACGCGTTCGCGGTGTGCGGCCTGTTGGTGGACGAGGTCACACAGCGCGTCCCCATCTGGAAGCAGCAGGCCTTCGACGACGACGACGACGACGGCGCGAGCGAGTGGGTGGCGTCGCTGGGCTGA
- a CDS encoding molybdopterin molybdotransferase MoeA, translated as MTPDRPAGRRRRTVDEHRAAVSALLAPLADLPVQELPVSAEALAADPQRYADRVLARDVTSPLDLPPFRNSQMDGYAVRAADLAGASEARPAALRIAPRIPAGVAPAPLAPGTAAPCMTGAPVPPGADAIVPIEAAIPDRFVDEDAPDATVAFAAPVDPGAFVRAQGSDLAAGAVLVAAGTRLLPSHWGVLASAGVATVAARRRPVVVLLSTGLELRGPGEELEPGQIHDANSVALAAALAAAGAEVRPLRIASDDADRVRDAIRAAAAAGIDLLLTTGGVSAGAYEVVRDVLEGGGVEFVSVAVQPGGPQGLGTADIGGARIPVVAFPGNPVSALVSFELFLRPVLRALAGHPRPERPSREAPLAAALDSLAGKHQVRRGRLDADGRVVAVGGPGSHLLHAYATATHLVHIPAGVDRLEAGAPVTVWSIDD; from the coding sequence ATGACCCCCGACCGCCCCGCTGGCCGCCGACGACGCACGGTCGACGAGCACCGCGCGGCCGTGTCGGCGCTCCTCGCCCCGCTCGCGGACCTGCCCGTCCAGGAGCTGCCCGTCTCCGCCGAGGCGCTCGCCGCGGATCCGCAGCGGTACGCCGACCGCGTCCTCGCCCGCGACGTCACGAGCCCGCTCGACCTGCCGCCGTTCCGCAACTCGCAGATGGACGGCTACGCGGTGCGCGCGGCCGACCTCGCGGGCGCGAGCGAAGCACGCCCCGCCGCCCTCCGCATCGCGCCTCGGATCCCCGCGGGCGTCGCCCCCGCGCCCCTCGCGCCCGGCACCGCCGCGCCCTGCATGACCGGCGCCCCGGTCCCGCCCGGGGCCGATGCGATCGTGCCCATCGAGGCCGCGATCCCGGACCGCTTCGTCGACGAGGACGCGCCCGACGCGACCGTCGCCTTCGCCGCCCCCGTGGACCCGGGCGCCTTCGTCCGCGCGCAGGGCAGCGACCTCGCGGCGGGCGCCGTGCTCGTCGCCGCGGGCACGCGCCTCCTGCCGTCCCACTGGGGCGTGCTCGCGTCGGCCGGCGTCGCGACCGTCGCCGCGCGCCGCCGACCCGTCGTCGTCCTCCTCTCCACCGGCCTCGAGCTGCGCGGGCCCGGCGAGGAGCTCGAGCCCGGGCAGATCCACGACGCCAACTCCGTCGCGCTCGCCGCCGCGCTCGCGGCCGCCGGGGCGGAGGTCCGCCCGCTGCGGATCGCATCCGACGACGCCGACCGCGTGCGCGACGCGATCCGCGCCGCCGCCGCCGCCGGCATCGACCTCCTCCTCACGACGGGCGGCGTCAGCGCCGGCGCCTACGAGGTCGTGCGCGACGTCCTGGAAGGCGGCGGAGTGGAGTTCGTCTCCGTAGCGGTGCAGCCGGGCGGGCCGCAGGGGCTCGGGACGGCGGACATCGGCGGCGCTCGGATCCCCGTGGTCGCCTTCCCGGGCAACCCCGTGAGCGCGTTGGTCTCCTTCGAGCTCTTCCTCCGCCCGGTGCTCCGCGCGCTCGCCGGGCATCCGCGTCCGGAGCGCCCGTCGCGCGAGGCGCCGCTCGCAGCCGCGCTCGACTCGCTCGCCGGCAAGCACCAGGTGCGGCGCGGGCGCCTCGACGCCGACGGCCGGGTCGTCGCGGTCGGCGGACCCGGATCCCACCTGCTGCACGCGTACGCGACCGCCACCCACCTCGTCCACATCCCCGCAGGCGTCGACCGGCTCGAGGCCGGCGCGCCCGTCACCGTCTGGAGCATCGATGACTGA
- a CDS encoding NAD-dependent epimerase/dehydratase family protein gives MSDGILLVTGGAGFIGGAIVQAALEEGRRVRVLDSLRADVHGGDPELDPRVELVRGDVTDPDAVAGALDGVDVVCHQAAKVGLGVDFLDAPDYVTTNDGGTAVLLAAMTRAGIDRLVLASSMVVYGEGAYAGADGPVRPPARRVADLDAGMFDPVDPATGEPLVPQLIGEDVPLDPRNVYATTKLAQENLASSWTRATGGRAAALRYHNVYGPGMPQNTPYAGVASLFRSALARGEAPRVFEDGRQRRDFVHVRDVAGANLAALAWTSTREAGSFRAFNVGSGTVHTIGEMAEALAREAGGSAPVTTGEYRLGDVRHITASSERLRTELGWEPRMTFEEGMREFATAPLRSAVV, from the coding sequence GTGAGCGACGGCATCCTCCTCGTCACGGGAGGCGCGGGCTTCATCGGCGGCGCCATCGTGCAGGCCGCGCTCGAGGAGGGCCGGCGCGTGCGCGTGCTCGACTCGCTGCGGGCCGACGTGCACGGCGGCGATCCGGAGCTCGACCCGCGGGTCGAGCTCGTGCGCGGCGACGTCACCGATCCGGACGCCGTCGCCGGAGCGCTCGACGGCGTGGACGTCGTGTGCCACCAGGCCGCGAAGGTCGGCCTCGGCGTCGACTTCCTCGACGCCCCCGACTACGTGACGACGAACGACGGCGGCACCGCCGTGCTCCTCGCCGCGATGACCCGCGCGGGCATCGACCGGCTCGTGCTCGCCAGCTCGATGGTCGTCTACGGCGAGGGCGCCTACGCGGGCGCCGACGGGCCGGTGCGCCCGCCCGCCCGCCGCGTCGCCGACCTCGACGCCGGGATGTTCGATCCCGTCGATCCCGCGACGGGCGAGCCGCTCGTCCCGCAGCTCATCGGCGAGGACGTGCCGCTGGATCCGCGCAACGTCTACGCCACCACGAAGCTCGCGCAGGAGAACCTCGCGAGCTCGTGGACCCGCGCGACCGGCGGCCGGGCCGCCGCGCTCCGATACCACAACGTCTACGGGCCCGGCATGCCGCAGAACACGCCCTACGCCGGCGTCGCGTCGCTGTTCCGCTCCGCCCTGGCGCGCGGCGAGGCGCCACGGGTGTTCGAGGACGGCCGGCAGCGCCGCGACTTCGTGCACGTGCGCGACGTCGCCGGCGCGAACCTCGCGGCGCTCGCCTGGACGAGCACGCGCGAGGCCGGGTCGTTCCGCGCGTTCAACGTCGGCAGCGGCACCGTGCACACCATCGGCGAGATGGCGGAGGCGCTCGCGCGGGAGGCCGGCGGATCCGCGCCCGTCACCACGGGCGAGTACCGGCTCGGCGACGTGCGGCACATCACGGCGTCGTCGGAGCGCCTGCGCACGGAGCTCGGCTGGGAGCCGCGGATGACCTTCGAGGAGGGCATGCGCGAGTTCGCGACGGCGCCGCTGCGGAGCGCGGTCGTCTGA
- a CDS encoding ABC-F family ATP-binding cassette domain-containing protein, which yields MAHLLGAEALHLEFPTRVIFDDVTIGVNEGDRIGIVGRNGDGKSTLLSLLAGRLEPDSGRVTRRRGITIGVLDQSDTLPDGQTVGEAIVGGIDEHEWAGNPLVRDVIDGLASDVPWDADVANLSGGQRRRVALAKLLIGDHDILFLDEPTNHLDVEGIAWLAGHLRRRWAPNSGGLIVVTHDRWFLDEVANATWEVHDRLIEPFEGGYAAYILQRVERDRSAAVSEAKRQNLMKKELAWLRRGAPARTAKPKFRIEAANALIADEPPARDTVSLASMAMQRLGKDVVDLLDVSVSYGEKQILKDVEWRIAPGERTGILGVNGAGKSTLLSLVAGSLQPTTGRVKRGKTIKVAVLTQQLDELKDVLDDRVSTVIGRQRTTYVAGGKEMTPGQLLERLGFTSAQLSTPVKDLSGGQKRRLQLLLIVLDEPNVLILDEPTNDLDTDMLAAMEDLLDSFPGTLLVVSHDRYLIERVTDQQYAVMNGNLRHLPGGVEQYLKLRSQPGNAEKATVARPDEVGGQATATLGGSGGAQLQGAELRNAQKELASITRKLEKADTRRRQTLDAMAEHDPNDYDGLGKLNEGVRAIEADVEALESRWMELSELLEG from the coding sequence GTGGCCCATCTACTGGGAGCCGAAGCGCTCCACCTCGAGTTCCCGACGCGCGTGATCTTCGACGACGTGACCATCGGGGTGAACGAGGGCGACCGCATCGGCATCGTCGGACGCAACGGCGACGGAAAGTCGACCCTCCTCTCCCTCCTCGCCGGACGCCTCGAGCCCGACAGCGGCCGCGTCACCCGCCGCCGCGGGATCACCATCGGCGTCCTCGACCAGAGCGACACCCTGCCCGACGGACAGACCGTCGGCGAGGCCATCGTCGGCGGCATCGACGAGCACGAGTGGGCGGGCAACCCGCTCGTCCGCGACGTGATCGACGGCCTCGCCTCCGACGTGCCGTGGGACGCCGACGTCGCGAACCTCTCGGGCGGCCAGCGCCGCCGCGTCGCGCTCGCGAAGCTCCTCATCGGCGACCACGACATCCTCTTCCTCGACGAGCCCACCAACCACCTCGACGTCGAGGGCATCGCCTGGCTCGCCGGGCACCTCCGCCGCCGCTGGGCGCCCAACTCCGGCGGCCTCATCGTCGTGACCCACGACAGGTGGTTCCTCGACGAGGTGGCGAACGCCACGTGGGAGGTCCACGACCGCCTCATCGAGCCGTTCGAGGGCGGCTACGCGGCCTACATCCTGCAGCGCGTGGAGCGCGACCGGAGCGCCGCCGTCTCCGAGGCGAAGCGTCAGAACCTCATGAAGAAGGAGCTCGCGTGGCTGCGCCGCGGGGCGCCCGCGCGCACGGCCAAGCCCAAGTTCCGGATCGAGGCGGCCAACGCCCTCATCGCCGACGAGCCGCCCGCGCGCGACACCGTCTCGCTCGCCTCGATGGCGATGCAGCGGCTCGGCAAGGACGTCGTCGACCTCCTCGACGTGTCCGTCAGCTACGGCGAGAAGCAGATCCTGAAGGACGTCGAGTGGCGCATCGCGCCCGGCGAGCGCACGGGCATCCTCGGCGTGAACGGCGCCGGCAAGTCCACGCTGCTGTCGCTCGTCGCCGGATCCCTCCAGCCCACGACCGGCCGGGTCAAGCGCGGCAAGACCATCAAGGTCGCGGTGCTCACGCAGCAGCTCGACGAGCTGAAGGACGTGCTGGACGACCGCGTCTCCACGGTCATCGGCCGCCAGCGCACCACGTACGTCGCGGGCGGCAAGGAGATGACGCCCGGCCAGCTGCTCGAGCGCCTCGGCTTCACGAGCGCGCAGCTGTCGACGCCGGTGAAGGACCTCTCGGGCGGCCAGAAGCGCCGCCTCCAGCTCCTCCTCATCGTGCTCGACGAGCCGAACGTGCTGATCCTCGACGAGCCCACCAACGACCTCGACACCGACATGCTCGCCGCCATGGAGGACCTCCTCGACTCGTTCCCCGGCACGCTGCTCGTCGTGAGCCACGACCGGTACCTCATCGAGCGCGTCACCGACCAGCAGTACGCGGTGATGAACGGGAACCTCCGCCACCTCCCCGGCGGCGTGGAGCAGTACCTGAAGCTCCGTTCGCAGCCCGGCAACGCCGAGAAGGCGACCGTCGCGCGGCCGGACGAGGTCGGCGGCCAGGCCACCGCGACGCTCGGCGGATCCGGCGGCGCGCAGCTGCAGGGCGCCGAGCTGCGGAACGCGCAGAAGGAGCTCGCGAGCATCACGCGGAAGCTCGAGAAGGCGGACACGCGCCGCCGCCAGACGCTCGACGCCATGGCCGAGCACGACCCGAACGACTACGACGGGCTCGGCAAGCTGAACGAGGGGGTGCGCGCGATCGAGGCCGACGTCGAGGCGCTCGAGAGCCGCTGGATGGAACTCAGCGAGCTGCTCGAGGGCTGA
- a CDS encoding isocitrate lyase/PEP mutase family protein → MTIAARGQTLVDLHTAPELLRVVNVWDAITAAAIGALPETKALATASHSIAATFGYEDGERIPLDLHLDMIGRIVAAVEQPVSADLESGYGDAGETIRRAIGVGVVGANLEDGMRPLADSVRAVEAAVAAAQAEGVPFALNARTDAYVLGGDRDRTDVLADAVERTRAYMAAGATSVFVPGPLTEDEVRTLVDAVGPQRLTVIGVPGSLSPARFEELGVGRISYGPWTQRVALTALQDTAKDLYAGGALPEGTRPLN, encoded by the coding sequence ATGACCATCGCCGCCCGCGGGCAGACCCTCGTCGACCTCCACACCGCACCCGAGCTCCTGAGGGTGGTGAACGTGTGGGACGCCATCACGGCCGCCGCCATCGGCGCGCTCCCCGAGACCAAGGCCCTCGCCACCGCGAGCCACTCCATCGCCGCCACCTTCGGCTACGAGGACGGCGAGAGGATCCCGCTCGACCTCCACCTCGACATGATCGGCCGCATCGTCGCGGCCGTCGAGCAGCCCGTCTCCGCCGACCTCGAGTCGGGCTACGGGGACGCGGGCGAGACGATCCGCCGCGCCATCGGCGTGGGCGTCGTCGGCGCGAACCTGGAGGACGGCATGCGCCCCCTCGCCGACTCGGTGCGCGCGGTCGAGGCCGCCGTCGCCGCCGCGCAGGCCGAGGGCGTGCCGTTCGCGCTCAACGCCCGCACCGACGCGTACGTGCTGGGCGGCGATCGCGACCGGACCGACGTCCTCGCCGACGCCGTCGAGCGCACGCGCGCCTACATGGCGGCCGGCGCCACGAGCGTCTTCGTGCCCGGTCCGCTCACGGAGGACGAGGTGCGCACCCTCGTCGACGCCGTCGGCCCGCAGCGTCTCACCGTCATCGGCGTCCCCGGATCCCTCTCCCCCGCGCGCTTCGAGGAGCTCGGCGTCGGCCGCATCTCCTACGGCCCGTGGACCCAGCGCGTCGCGCTCACGGCCCTGCAGGACACGGCGAAGGACCTCTACGCGGGCGGCGCGCTGCCCGAGGGGACGCGGCCGCTCAACTGA
- a CDS encoding MFS transporter yields MTTSRTDTASIPTASASAAPAATPARRESAAGLLVYALTLLVLVASGAAPSPLYPVYQEEWALPPVVLTIVFAVYVAGLLATLLTAGRLSDHIGRRPVILGALAVSTAAMLVFAFAHDGLALVVARILQGLAIGLATGALGAGMIDHQPTRRSGLAAFLNGVVPPAALTVGALGSGFLVAYGPAPEETVFVVLAALMVVAGIAVAFVPERQPRRAGALRSLVPSVAVPRAARSVFTAVVGGMIASWALGGMFLAFIGSVLGTTFGLHSAALTGAAIALFTGTGAITGIVIRTRDARRSLIVGVVALVLGPVGLVAAIWTASLPLFAVAAVIGGVGFGAGFQAGLRLVLAEAPVDQRASLLSSVYVASYLAFGVPSIVAGVFVEADGLPIVLTVYGAFVAASALVALVLQLTGRRTRRAERIADALDAASR; encoded by the coding sequence ATGACGACCAGCCGCACCGACACCGCATCGATCCCCACCGCGTCCGCGAGCGCCGCGCCCGCCGCGACGCCCGCCCGCCGCGAATCCGCCGCCGGCCTGCTCGTCTACGCGCTGACGCTGCTCGTGCTGGTCGCCTCGGGTGCCGCGCCCTCGCCCCTCTACCCCGTGTACCAGGAAGAGTGGGCGCTGCCGCCCGTCGTCCTCACGATCGTGTTCGCCGTCTACGTGGCCGGCCTCCTCGCGACGCTGCTCACGGCCGGCCGGCTCTCCGACCACATCGGCCGCCGCCCCGTGATCCTCGGCGCCCTCGCCGTCTCCACCGCGGCGATGCTCGTGTTCGCCTTCGCGCACGACGGGCTCGCGCTCGTGGTCGCCCGGATCCTGCAGGGCCTGGCGATCGGCCTCGCGACGGGTGCCCTCGGCGCCGGCATGATCGACCACCAGCCCACCCGCCGCTCCGGCCTCGCCGCGTTCCTCAACGGCGTCGTGCCGCCCGCGGCGCTCACGGTCGGCGCGCTCGGCAGCGGCTTCCTCGTCGCCTACGGACCCGCGCCGGAGGAGACCGTGTTCGTCGTGCTCGCCGCGCTCATGGTGGTCGCGGGCATCGCGGTCGCGTTCGTCCCCGAGCGCCAGCCGCGCCGCGCGGGCGCGCTCCGGTCGCTCGTCCCGTCGGTCGCCGTGCCGCGCGCTGCCCGCTCGGTCTTCACGGCGGTCGTCGGCGGCATGATCGCCAGCTGGGCGCTGGGCGGCATGTTCCTGGCCTTCATCGGATCCGTGCTCGGCACCACGTTCGGCCTCCACAGCGCCGCGCTCACGGGCGCCGCGATCGCCCTGTTCACCGGCACGGGCGCGATCACCGGCATCGTGATCCGCACGCGCGACGCCCGCCGCAGCCTCATCGTCGGCGTCGTCGCGCTCGTGCTGGGACCGGTCGGCCTCGTCGCCGCGATCTGGACCGCCTCGCTGCCCCTCTTCGCGGTCGCCGCGGTGATCGGCGGCGTCGGCTTCGGCGCCGGGTTCCAGGCGGGCCTCCGGCTGGTGCTCGCGGAGGCGCCCGTCGACCAGCGCGCCAGCCTCCTCTCCTCCGTCTACGTCGCGAGCTACCTCGCCTTCGGCGTGCCGAGCATCGTCGCGGGCGTGTTCGTCGAGGCGGACGGGCTGCCGATCGTGCTCACCGTCTACGGCGCCTTCGTCGCGGCGAGCGCCCTGGTCGCGCTCGTGCTGCAGCTCACGGGACGCCGCACACGCCGCGCCGAGCGGATCGCCGACGCGCTGGACGCCGCCTCCCGCTGA
- a CDS encoding SDR family oxidoreductase, translating into MTTTRFTDKVVLITGGGSGLGRAAAVRLAAEGARLALVDISEGGLVDTVAAVTAATPDAEILTVLADVSKESDVDSYVSQTVERFGRIDGFFNNAGIEGRQNLTEDFTAAEFDRVVAINLRGVFLGLEKVLAVMRAQGSGMVVNTASVGGIRGVGNQSGYAAAKHGVVGLTRNSAVEYGQFGIRINAIAPGAIWTPMVEESMKQISADDPRGAAEQFIQGNPTKRYGEAEEIASVVAFLLSDDAAYVNAAVLPIDGGQSAKY; encoded by the coding sequence ATGACCACCACCCGCTTCACCGACAAGGTCGTCCTCATCACCGGCGGAGGCTCCGGCCTGGGCCGCGCCGCCGCCGTCCGCCTCGCCGCCGAGGGCGCGAGGCTCGCGCTCGTCGACATCTCCGAGGGCGGCCTGGTCGACACCGTCGCCGCCGTCACCGCGGCGACGCCCGACGCCGAGATCCTCACCGTCCTCGCCGACGTGTCGAAGGAGTCCGACGTCGACTCCTACGTGAGCCAGACCGTCGAGCGCTTCGGCCGCATCGACGGCTTCTTCAACAACGCCGGCATCGAGGGCCGCCAGAACCTCACCGAGGACTTCACGGCCGCCGAGTTCGACCGGGTCGTCGCCATCAACCTCCGCGGCGTGTTCCTCGGGCTCGAGAAGGTCCTCGCCGTCATGCGCGCGCAGGGCTCCGGCATGGTCGTGAACACCGCGAGCGTCGGCGGGATCCGCGGGGTCGGCAACCAGTCCGGCTACGCGGCCGCGAAGCACGGCGTCGTCGGCCTGACCCGCAACTCGGCCGTCGAGTACGGCCAGTTCGGCATCCGCATCAACGCCATCGCGCCCGGCGCCATCTGGACGCCCATGGTCGAGGAGTCGATGAAGCAGATCAGCGCCGACGACCCCCGCGGTGCCGCCGAGCAGTTCATCCAGGGCAACCCGACGAAGCGCTACGGCGAGGCGGAGGAGATCGCGTCGGTCGTCGCGTTCCTGCTGTCGGACGACGCGGCGTACGTGAACGCGGCCGTGCTGCCGATCGACGGCGGGCAGTCCGCGAAGTACTGA
- a CDS encoding molybdenum cofactor biosynthesis protein MoaE encodes MTADRVLFARIAGGAIRVKDCADAVRADDAGAVVTFEGVVRDHDDGRGVLWLDYSAHPAARQAIRQVALDVSARYPEVRIAVEHRIGRLGIGDVALTCAVSSAHRADAFVACGLLVDEVKQRVPIWKQQAFDDGTSEWVASLG; translated from the coding sequence GTGACCGCCGACCGCGTGCTCTTCGCGCGCATCGCGGGCGGCGCGATCCGCGTGAAGGACTGCGCCGACGCGGTGCGCGCCGACGACGCGGGCGCGGTCGTCACCTTCGAGGGCGTGGTGCGCGACCACGACGACGGCCGCGGCGTCCTCTGGCTCGACTACTCCGCGCATCCGGCCGCCCGCCAGGCGATCCGGCAGGTCGCGCTCGACGTCTCCGCGCGCTACCCCGAGGTGCGGATCGCGGTCGAGCACCGCATCGGCCGGCTCGGCATCGGCGACGTCGCGCTCACCTGCGCCGTCTCCTCCGCGCACCGCGCCGACGCGTTCGTCGCGTGCGGTCTCCTGGTGGACGAGGTCAAGCAGCGCGTCCCCATCTGGAAGCAGCAGGCCTTCGACGACGGCACGAGCGAGTGGGTGGCCTCGCTCGGCTAG
- a CDS encoding MTAP family purine nucleoside phosphorylase translates to MTDTPAAATAASAPRADIGVIGGSGLYSLLDPATSTSHRIETPFGPTSSEVTVGELAGRRVAFLTRHGADHSVAPHLIDYRANIWALASLGVAAIVSSSAVGGVSPDYPPGSLVLTDQLLDRTWGRPDTFFDAGVVQHLSAADPFDPELHALAAAALVELEGGDRADPAGPLRTSGTVVVIQGPRFSTRAESLWFRQAGAHIVNMTQYPEVVLASELNIGTVNLSFVTDADAGLAPLPGEQGDAVTADLVFTRLKEAQPRIVRAIEAVVRTIPDDYRGRPLIDPDAVASVLARPTTDARS, encoded by the coding sequence GTGACCGACACCCCTGCCGCAGCGACCGCCGCATCCGCCCCGCGCGCCGACATCGGCGTCATCGGCGGATCCGGCCTGTACTCCCTGCTCGACCCCGCGACGAGCACGTCGCACCGCATCGAGACGCCGTTCGGCCCCACGTCCAGCGAGGTGACGGTCGGCGAGCTGGCCGGACGCCGCGTCGCGTTCCTCACCCGGCACGGCGCGGACCACTCGGTCGCGCCGCACCTCATCGACTACCGGGCGAACATCTGGGCGCTGGCGTCGCTCGGCGTCGCCGCCATCGTGTCGTCGTCGGCGGTCGGCGGCGTCTCGCCGGACTACCCGCCGGGATCGCTCGTGCTCACCGACCAGCTGCTCGACCGCACCTGGGGCCGGCCCGACACCTTCTTCGACGCCGGTGTCGTGCAGCACCTCTCGGCGGCGGATCCCTTCGACCCCGAGCTGCACGCGCTCGCAGCCGCGGCGCTCGTCGAGCTCGAGGGCGGCGACCGGGCGGATCCCGCGGGGCCGCTGCGCACCTCGGGCACCGTCGTCGTGATCCAGGGCCCGCGCTTCTCCACCCGCGCCGAGTCGCTCTGGTTCCGCCAGGCGGGCGCGCACATCGTCAACATGACGCAGTACCCCGAGGTCGTGCTCGCCTCGGAGCTCAACATCGGCACGGTGAACCTGTCGTTCGTCACCGACGCCGACGCGGGCCTCGCGCCGCTGCCCGGCGAGCAGGGCGACGCCGTCACGGCCGACCTGGTGTTCACGCGCCTGAAGGAGGCGCAGCCGCGCATCGTGCGGGCGATCGAGGCGGTCGTCCGCACGATCCCCGACGACTACCGCGGGCGCCCGCTCATCGACCCGGACGCGGTCGCGTCCGTGCTCGCGCGCCCGACCACGGACGCGCGCTCGTGA
- the moaC gene encoding cyclic pyranopterin monophosphate synthase MoaC, translating into MTDPAPSDAAPSLTHLRQDGSAHMVDVTEKAVTKRRAVAQAVLVTRPEVVAAVIAGDLPKGEAVGTARIAGIMAAKRTSDLIPLCHPLPIGRIEIDITGDDDRLTVVASVSTTGVTGVEMEALTAASVAALTLYDMVKAVDARAVITDVLVREKQGGKSGDWARP; encoded by the coding sequence ATGACTGATCCCGCCCCGAGCGACGCCGCGCCGTCCCTCACCCACCTGCGGCAGGACGGATCCGCGCACATGGTGGACGTCACCGAGAAGGCCGTCACGAAGCGCCGCGCCGTCGCGCAGGCCGTGCTCGTGACGCGGCCCGAGGTGGTCGCCGCCGTGATCGCGGGCGACCTCCCCAAGGGCGAGGCCGTCGGCACGGCGCGCATCGCGGGCATCATGGCGGCGAAGCGGACGTCCGACCTCATCCCGCTCTGCCACCCGCTGCCCATCGGCCGCATCGAGATCGACATCACGGGTGACGACGACCGGCTCACCGTCGTCGCGTCCGTGAGCACCACGGGCGTCACGGGCGTCGAGATGGAGGCGCTCACGGCGGCCTCGGTCGCGGCGCTCACGCTCTACGACATGGTCAAGGCGGTGGATGCGCGGGCCGTGATCACCGACGTGCTCGTGCGCGAGAAGCAGGGCGGCAAGTCCGGCGACTGGGCCCGGCCGTGA
- a CDS encoding MogA/MoaB family molybdenum cofactor biosynthesis protein, translating into MSAADPRGRAVVIVASTRAAAGEYEDRTGPVIAAWLAERGFEVGAPVVRADGPGVAAALAEAVAGGARVILTTGGTGITPTDRTPEATAPLLDLVIPGIMEEARRIGTAHTPTAVLTRGHAGLAGGAFVMNLPGSPGGVRDGLGALDRILDHVLEQARGAVHPATDPAADTAPAAGASS; encoded by the coding sequence GTGAGCGCGGCGGATCCCCGCGGCCGCGCGGTCGTGATCGTCGCCTCCACGCGCGCCGCGGCGGGGGAGTACGAGGACCGCACGGGTCCCGTCATCGCCGCGTGGCTCGCCGAGCGCGGCTTCGAGGTGGGCGCGCCGGTCGTGCGCGCCGACGGCCCCGGGGTCGCGGCGGCGCTCGCCGAGGCCGTGGCGGGCGGCGCGCGCGTGATCCTCACCACGGGCGGCACGGGCATCACCCCCACCGACCGCACGCCCGAGGCGACGGCGCCGCTGCTCGACCTCGTGATCCCCGGGATCATGGAGGAGGCCCGCCGCATCGGCACGGCCCACACGCCCACGGCCGTGCTCACGCGCGGGCACGCCGGGCTCGCGGGCGGCGCGTTCGTCATGAACCTGCCGGGCTCGCCGGGCGGCGTGCGCGACGGACTCGGAGCGCTCGACCGGATCCTCGACCACGTGCTCGAGCAGGCACGCGGCGCCGTGCATCCGGCGACGGATCCGGCGGCCGACACCGCTCCCGCTGCCGGAGCCAGCTCGTGA